A region from the Clostridium beijerinckii genome encodes:
- a CDS encoding serine protease: MNKASLKKIVSAVVAAATITTLSPLGVSAQWRQNTDSTWNYIEGNKIVQGWENISDIWYYFNSNGKMNIGWICDNGKWYYNNNSGAMEKGWVNDNETWYYLDNTGAMKTGAINIGGKTCIFNKSGELLTVNNASQTTENTSVNNNQEISGQDSVVTISTKSDENKEITNIDSKQNSDGTTENDSFTTTDVNGLSKLPQNYDISVQATAENKILELMNQKRTEAGLQPLTMDNTLLQVSRYKSNHMIQYDYFDHTNPDGTKWTDWLKTIGYKYTATGENIAYNTYDAVELFNQWWNSPGHRANMMNNSYTKVGVGVLNGNGKYMGTQEFSN; this comes from the coding sequence ATGAATAAAGCTTCTTTAAAAAAGATAGTGAGTGCAGTTGTTGCAGCTGCAACAATTACTACTCTATCACCATTAGGAGTATCTGCACAGTGGAGACAAAACACTGATAGTACTTGGAATTACATAGAAGGAAATAAAATAGTGCAGGGCTGGGAAAATATTTCTGATATATGGTATTACTTTAATTCAAATGGAAAAATGAATATAGGTTGGATTTGTGATAATGGAAAATGGTACTATAATAATAATTCAGGTGCAATGGAAAAAGGTTGGGTTAATGATAATGAAACATGGTATTATCTCGACAATACAGGAGCAATGAAGACAGGTGCCATAAATATTGGTGGTAAAACATGTATCTTTAATAAATCAGGTGAGCTACTAACTGTTAATAATGCAAGCCAAACAACAGAAAATACGTCAGTAAATAATAACCAAGAAATAAGTGGACAAGATTCAGTGGTAACGATATCTACTAAATCAGATGAAAATAAAGAAATAACCAATATAGATAGTAAACAAAATTCAGATGGAACAACAGAAAATGATAGTTTTACTACAACAGATGTAAACGGATTATCTAAGCTACCACAAAACTATGACATAAGTGTACAAGCTACTGCTGAAAATAAAATTCTAGAATTAATGAATCAAAAAAGAACAGAAGCAGGATTACAACCATTAACTATGGATAATACTTTATTACAAGTATCACGATATAAGAGTAACCATATGATACAATATGATTATTTTGATCATACGAATCCAGATGGAACAAAATGGACTGACTGGCTTAAAACAATCGGTTATAAATATACTGCAACTGGAGAAAATATAGCATATAATACCTACGATGCAGTTGAATTATTCAACCAATGGTGGAATTCACCAGGACATAGAGCAAATATGATGAATAATTCTTATACTAAAGTCGGTGTAGGAGTACTTAATGGAAATGGCAAATATATGGGTACACAAGAATTTTCAAACTAA
- a CDS encoding PTS lactose/cellobiose transporter subunit IIA, whose amino-acid sequence MDEIEMAIMNIIINAGDCKNHAYMALNNVNEGKYEEADKELELANDALGKAHDGQTMFLHKEASGEKIDMSVLFVHAQDHLMTAITEKNLIEQIIELRKIINTLVK is encoded by the coding sequence ATGGATGAAATTGAAATGGCAATTATGAATATTATAATTAATGCTGGAGACTGCAAAAATCATGCGTACATGGCTCTTAATAATGTAAACGAAGGGAAATATGAAGAAGCGGATAAGGAATTAGAATTAGCAAATGATGCATTGGGAAAAGCTCATGATGGACAAACAATGTTTCTTCATAAAGAAGCAAGTGGTGAAAAGATAGATATGTCGGTTTTATTTGTACATGCACAAGATCATTTGATGACAGCAATAACAGAAAAGAATTTAATTGAACAAATAATTGAATTAAGAAAAATCATAAATACTTTGGTTAAATAA
- a CDS encoding GntR family transcriptional regulator → MEKKYETIVNILEKEILEEKYNYNKKLPTEEELMKKLNVSKNTIRKAIEILVSKGYIYRVQGSGIFLREFSKLGCVDMKEMNGLTKTYPSEKLESKVLKFSLIEADEELASKMKCKVKNKVYYVKRVRYLNGEPIEIEESYYNKDVVPYLNEEICNNSIYSYIIDDLKLKIGFADRVISCEKLNEEEAELLNLNKSDPTLVLNNTVFLSSGIVFDVSLEKYNYTKMKIISLTSNN, encoded by the coding sequence ATGGAGAAAAAATATGAAACAATTGTAAATATATTGGAAAAAGAAATATTAGAAGAAAAATATAATTATAACAAGAAACTTCCTACAGAAGAAGAGTTAATGAAAAAACTTAATGTTAGTAAAAATACTATAAGAAAAGCAATAGAAATATTGGTTAGTAAAGGTTATATTTATCGAGTCCAGGGGAGTGGAATATTTTTAAGAGAATTTTCAAAACTAGGTTGTGTAGATATGAAAGAAATGAATGGATTAACTAAGACATACCCTAGCGAAAAGTTAGAAAGTAAAGTTTTGAAATTTTCATTGATAGAGGCTGATGAAGAACTAGCAAGTAAGATGAAATGTAAAGTTAAGAATAAAGTATATTATGTCAAACGTGTAAGGTATTTAAATGGAGAACCAATTGAAATAGAAGAATCTTATTATAATAAAGATGTAGTTCCATATTTAAATGAAGAAATATGTAACAATTCTATATACAGTTATATTATAGATGATTTGAAATTAAAAATTGGATTTGCAGATAGGGTAATAAGTTGCGAAAAATTAAATGAAGAAGAGGCAGAACTTTTAAATTTAAACAAAAGTGACCCAACGTTAGTTTTAAATAACACTGTATTTTTAAGTAGTGGTATAGTGTTCGATGTATCTTTAGAAAAATACAATTATACTAAAATGAAAATAATAAGTTTAACTAGCAATAACTAA
- a CDS encoding Cof-type HAD-IIB family hydrolase, whose translation MIKLIASDMDGTLLNEKHKIDKETVVAIKKAEEAGIVFAISTGREYETVESLLKENNIKCQCVLMNGAEYRDEDGNILEEINIEQKTATEIIRILQQKKVTARIFTNKGIYTTDTKEEALKEMVYRTLSFEPQLTQEEAIEIAKVQPYFTQLKFISNLDEFLKSDMEIRKFVAFHNDTELITKMKEIIGKLEGIAVSSSFRDNIEITHITAQKGIILAKVAKKMGFKREEVLVLGDSFNDYSMFTEFTESVAMGNAIPEIKEIAKYITDTNDNLGVAKAIYKILEEQK comes from the coding sequence ATGATAAAGCTTATTGCATCAGATATGGATGGAACCTTGTTAAATGAAAAACATAAAATAGATAAAGAAACTGTAGTTGCTATAAAAAAAGCAGAAGAAGCAGGTATTGTATTTGCGATTTCAACAGGTAGAGAATATGAAACTGTTGAGTCACTTCTTAAGGAAAATAATATAAAATGTCAATGCGTTCTTATGAATGGTGCAGAGTATAGAGATGAAGATGGAAATATTTTAGAAGAAATAAATATAGAACAAAAAACTGCAACTGAAATTATACGTATACTACAACAAAAAAAAGTAACTGCAAGAATATTTACTAATAAAGGAATATATACTACTGATACTAAGGAAGAAGCATTAAAAGAAATGGTTTATAGAACTTTATCATTTGAGCCACAATTGACTCAAGAGGAAGCTATAGAAATAGCTAAGGTTCAACCATATTTTACTCAGCTTAAATTTATTTCCAATTTAGATGAATTCTTAAAAAGTGACATGGAAATTAGAAAATTTGTAGCTTTTCATAACGATACAGAACTTATAACTAAAATGAAAGAAATTATAGGGAAATTAGAAGGAATTGCTGTTTCATCTTCTTTTAGAGATAATATAGAGATTACACATATAACAGCACAAAAAGGAATTATACTTGCAAAGGTAGCTAAAAAAATGGGATTTAAAAGAGAAGAAGTATTGGTGCTTGGAGATAGCTTCAATGATTATTCTATGTTTACAGAATTTACAGAATCAGTTGCTATGGGAAATGCTATTCCAGAAATAAAAGAAATAGCAAAGTATATAACTGACACTAACGACAATTTAGGAGTTGCAAAAGCAATTTACAAAATCTTAGAAGAACAAAAATAA
- a CDS encoding galactose-1-epimerase encodes MAIEKKLFGTMSNGKEVYIYTLKNSNGMETGICTYGGAIVSSIVADKNGKFHDVILGYDNLEGYLKGDKFFGALIGRFGNRIQYGKFTLNGQEYNLVQNDGENHLHGGTQGFDKVVWDAKIIESSPNTLELSYFSPHGEEGYPGNLNIKVTYVLTEDNALEISYFATTDKDTIVNLTNHAYFNLSGHSSGDVLNHKLMINADKFTVNDKYSIPTGEIKEVNGTPMDFRTLTPIGKNINSDYDQIIFGKGYDHNWVLNTNGSDKLKAAQAIDENTGIVMDVYTTTPGIQFYSGNFLDGSDICKNKAIYNIRNGFCLETQYFPNSINCSNFESPILRVGEEYKHKTIYKFSIL; translated from the coding sequence ATGGCAATAGAAAAAAAACTTTTTGGTACAATGTCTAATGGAAAAGAGGTCTATATTTATACATTAAAAAATTCTAACGGAATGGAAACAGGAATTTGTACTTATGGTGGTGCAATTGTTTCATCAATTGTTGCTGATAAAAATGGTAAATTTCATGATGTAATACTTGGATATGATAATTTAGAAGGCTATTTAAAAGGAGATAAATTTTTCGGAGCTTTAATAGGACGTTTTGGCAATAGAATTCAGTATGGTAAGTTTACTCTTAACGGTCAAGAATATAACTTAGTACAAAATGATGGTGAAAATCATCTTCATGGTGGAACACAAGGTTTTGATAAAGTAGTATGGGATGCAAAAATAATCGAAAGTTCACCTAATACATTAGAACTTTCTTATTTTAGTCCACATGGTGAAGAAGGATACCCTGGAAATCTTAATATTAAAGTCACTTATGTGCTTACTGAAGATAACGCCTTGGAAATAAGTTACTTCGCAACTACTGATAAAGATACAATTGTAAATCTTACAAATCATGCTTATTTTAATTTGTCAGGTCATTCTTCTGGTGATGTTCTTAATCATAAATTAATGATTAATGCAGACAAATTTACTGTAAATGATAAATATTCAATCCCTACTGGAGAAATTAAGGAAGTAAATGGTACTCCTATGGATTTCAGAACATTAACTCCTATTGGAAAAAATATAAATAGTGACTATGATCAAATTATTTTCGGAAAAGGATATGACCATAATTGGGTATTAAATACTAATGGTTCTGATAAATTGAAAGCAGCTCAAGCAATTGACGAAAATACAGGTATAGTAATGGATGTTTATACAACTACCCCTGGTATTCAATTTTATAGCGGAAACTTTCTTGATGGATCTGATATTTGTAAAAATAAAGCCATTTATAACATTAGAAATGGCTTTTGTCTTGAAACTCAGTACTTCCCTAATTCTATAAATTGTAGTAATTTTGAATCTCCGATTCTTAGGGTTGGAGAAGAATATAAACATAAAACAATTTATAAGTTCTCTATACTATAA
- a CDS encoding methyl-accepting chemotaxis protein yields the protein MYNKLKELMRNYSIHTKLKRTFSSILGLTLFLMIVVICVLLFISSRTNSLYDGPYKVSQNISDIRVNLQTIKMNMYRAIAETDLEIRMVYLEQADTESIALTDNIEILKETFKENPSLLNEFLSNVKNSEEKREKLRNLLKSPVNPSVLKVSQDTYSSQIKTAQDSILKLFEVSQESAKSFVNSSNIYKNISLVLIILITIILIAISLLLSKLLEDVLLEGIRHIKYIAKNLSSGNLKIDSKYNSKDEMGEMSNDLTNSINMLVSYINDITTTLEKLASGHLDIHLNKSIEYIGDFTPIQNSLENIIDSLNTIFLNMHQSISSISNGSEQISLTTQMLSEGSSDQAGSVEELLASFTEILDQVKKNTENAEKANEFSNNTKQIVVDGNNKMQKLMDSMKEITISSKQIAVIISTIEDIASQTNLLALNAAIEAARAGEAGKGFAVVADEVRNLAEQSGTAVKNTTIIIGNSLSAVTNGENLAKETAASLDIIVKNVEDTATLVKEITIASENQTEAISQVTAGVEQISQVVQMNSATAEELAASTEELVSQTQLIETEIAKYSLK from the coding sequence ATGTATAATAAATTAAAAGAACTGATGAGAAATTATTCCATACACACTAAATTAAAAAGAACATTTTCATCTATACTTGGATTAACACTTTTTCTCATGATAGTTGTAATCTGTGTTTTACTCTTTATATCTTCAAGAACAAATTCATTATATGATGGACCATATAAAGTTTCTCAAAATATATCTGATATTAGAGTTAACCTACAGACAATAAAGATGAATATGTATAGAGCTATTGCTGAGACGGATTTAGAAATCAGAATGGTATATTTAGAACAAGCTGATACTGAATCTATAGCTCTTACAGATAATATAGAAATTCTAAAAGAAACATTTAAAGAAAACCCATCATTATTAAATGAATTTTTATCAAATGTAAAAAATTCTGAAGAGAAAAGAGAAAAATTACGTAATTTACTTAAATCACCTGTCAATCCATCAGTACTTAAAGTAAGTCAAGATACTTATTCTTCCCAAATTAAAACTGCTCAAGATTCTATACTTAAGCTTTTTGAAGTATCCCAAGAAAGTGCCAAATCTTTTGTTAATAGCTCGAACATATATAAAAATATATCCCTTGTACTTATTATTCTTATTACGATTATTTTAATAGCAATATCACTCTTATTAAGTAAATTGTTAGAAGACGTATTGCTTGAAGGCATCCGCCATATTAAATATATAGCAAAAAACCTATCTTCCGGAAATCTTAAGATAGATTCTAAATATAATTCAAAAGATGAAATGGGTGAGATGTCAAATGATTTGACCAATTCTATAAACATGTTAGTTTCTTATATTAATGATATAACTACTACTTTAGAGAAATTAGCAAGCGGTCACTTAGATATACACTTAAATAAATCAATAGAATACATAGGTGATTTTACTCCTATACAAAATTCACTTGAAAATATTATTGATTCCTTAAATACTATTTTCCTTAATATGCATCAATCAATTTCTTCAATTTCTAATGGTTCAGAGCAGATATCTTTGACTACTCAAATGCTCTCTGAGGGTTCTTCAGATCAAGCTGGCTCTGTAGAAGAACTTTTAGCAAGTTTTACTGAAATACTAGATCAAGTTAAAAAAAATACTGAAAATGCTGAGAAAGCTAATGAATTTTCAAACAATACTAAACAAATTGTTGTGGATGGTAATAATAAAATGCAAAAATTAATGGATTCTATGAAAGAAATAACTATTTCTTCAAAACAAATTGCTGTCATTATAAGTACAATAGAAGACATAGCTTCTCAAACAAATCTTTTAGCATTAAATGCAGCTATAGAAGCTGCTAGAGCTGGTGAAGCTGGCAAAGGTTTTGCAGTAGTTGCCGATGAAGTTAGAAATCTTGCTGAACAATCTGGTACCGCAGTAAAAAATACTACAATAATTATAGGAAATTCTTTGTCTGCTGTAACTAACGGAGAAAATTTAGCTAAAGAAACAGCAGCTTCATTAGATATTATAGTAAAAAATGTCGAGGATACAGCAACTTTAGTAAAAGAAATAACTATAGCATCTGAAAATCAGACTGAAGCTATAAGTCAAGTAACTGCCGGAGTTGAGCAAATTTCCCAAGTAGTTCAAATGAACTCAGCAACGGCAGAAGAATTAGCTGCATCTACCGAAGAATTAGTTTCTCAAACCCAACTCATAGAAACAGAAATTGCAAAATATTCATTAAAATAA
- a CDS encoding DNA-binding response regulator: protein MWKLVIADDEPKIRRGIENILNWNEFNIDIVGEAEDGELALEIIQEKTPDIILLDINMPFLNGLNLLQRLKEINNKSIVIIISGYDDFSYAQKALKFNVFDYILKPVNKKSMEEIITKAIYKLNEIERENNYLQWINKQVTENIDALKKTFFSEWLNNKLSDDEVLREMEFFNIDFGKNIGIIVIKIVDKLNIEIIDKKWNTELLEFAIANLLNDKFKESNVKFIFADDKKNVILVSKIDDMLEWITLGNQLEVEISKYLKCNVIIEQANVSSGILKIKDVYLTIKNNVNEKKKCSPMALLTIKYIEENYYSNELNINDVSDKLEVTSSYLSKLLKKETGLSFIEYLTNIRIKKAMYIMEDPTIKIYDVAELVGYSNQHYFCRAFKRVVGFSPTEYKRGK from the coding sequence ATGTGGAAATTAGTTATTGCTGATGATGAACCGAAAATTAGAAGAGGAATTGAAAATATATTAAACTGGAATGAATTTAATATTGATATAGTAGGAGAGGCTGAAGATGGGGAACTTGCATTGGAGATAATTCAAGAAAAAACTCCCGATATTATTCTATTAGATATAAATATGCCATTTTTAAACGGACTAAACCTTTTACAAAGATTAAAAGAGATTAATAATAAGAGTATTGTAATTATAATAAGTGGGTATGATGATTTTTCATATGCACAAAAGGCTTTGAAATTTAATGTATTTGATTATATTTTAAAACCTGTAAATAAAAAGAGTATGGAAGAGATAATAACGAAAGCAATTTATAAACTTAATGAAATTGAAAGAGAAAACAATTACTTACAATGGATAAATAAACAAGTGACTGAAAATATAGATGCATTAAAAAAGACTTTTTTTAGTGAATGGCTAAATAACAAATTAAGTGATGATGAAGTATTAAGAGAAATGGAATTTTTCAATATTGATTTCGGAAAGAACATAGGCATTATAGTTATAAAAATTGTAGATAAATTAAATATTGAAATAATAGATAAGAAATGGAATACAGAATTATTAGAATTTGCAATTGCTAATTTACTAAATGATAAGTTTAAGGAATCAAATGTAAAATTTATTTTTGCTGATGATAAGAAAAATGTTATATTAGTGAGTAAAATAGATGATATGCTTGAGTGGATTACTCTTGGGAATCAATTGGAAGTAGAAATATCTAAATATTTAAAGTGTAATGTAATAATTGAACAAGCAAATGTATCAAGTGGAATTTTAAAGATAAAAGATGTTTACTTAACAATAAAAAATAATGTAAATGAAAAAAAGAAATGTAGTCCAATGGCATTATTGACAATTAAATATATAGAAGAAAATTATTATTCAAATGAGTTAAATATAAATGATGTTTCAGATAAATTGGAAGTAACATCTTCGTATTTAAGTAAGTTATTAAAGAAAGAAACAGGCTTATCATTTATTGAGTATTTAACCAATATAAGAATAAAAAAAGCTATGTATATTATGGAGGATCCTACAATTAAGATTTATGATGTTGCTGAATTAGTGGGGTATAGTAATCAACATTATTTCTGTAGAGCTTTTAAACGAGTTGTTGGTTTTTCTCCTACAGAATATAAGAGAGGGAAGTAA
- a CDS encoding LacI family transcriptional regulator, producing the protein MKIKNNIVYIIGIITILSMTVAIYFYKTSSNENDIFIIGMSQSNLYEPWRIVMNKEVEEEAKKHSNVKVIYKDAGGDVEKQKKDIQDLINFGSDLLIVSINDSKQLTGIVKKAYESIPVIILDRAVEGYDYTLYIGSDTKSIGVQAGELVAELAGNNNAKVIEVQGMLNSSSDEEITSEFKDSISKYRNITIDRTIVANWQKNEAQDKIEAILKEDTDIDIIFAHSDYMALGAYYAKLVTKSNNVKIIGIDGLEGRDGGRELVRNGILQGTFTCETGGKEAVEYALKILNKKEEIPKKVILECNKITKESLNN; encoded by the coding sequence ATGAAGATTAAAAATAATATAGTATATATAATTGGAATCATTACAATTTTATCAATGACTGTAGCAATTTATTTCTATAAGACAAGCTCTAATGAAAACGATATATTCATAATTGGAATGTCTCAATCTAATCTTTATGAGCCGTGGAGAATTGTTATGAATAAGGAAGTAGAAGAAGAAGCAAAAAAGCATAGTAATGTAAAGGTAATTTATAAAGATGCAGGCGGAGATGTGGAAAAACAAAAAAAAGATATACAGGATTTAATTAATTTTGGATCAGATTTGTTAATAGTATCAATAAACGATTCTAAACAATTAACGGGAATAGTAAAAAAGGCATATGAATCCATACCAGTTATAATACTAGATAGGGCAGTGGAAGGATATGATTATACATTATATATAGGTTCAGATACTAAATCTATAGGAGTGCAAGCTGGTGAATTAGTAGCAGAATTAGCAGGAAACAATAATGCAAAGGTTATAGAAGTACAAGGAATGCTTAATTCAAGTTCAGATGAAGAAATAACGAGTGAATTTAAAGATTCAATTAGTAAGTATAGAAACATTACTATTGATAGAACTATTGTAGCAAATTGGCAAAAAAATGAAGCACAAGATAAAATAGAAGCAATATTAAAAGAAGATACTGATATAGATATAATATTTGCTCATAGTGATTATATGGCGTTAGGTGCATATTATGCTAAATTAGTAACAAAATCTAACAATGTTAAAATAATAGGAATTGATGGGCTTGAAGGTCGTGACGGTGGAAGAGAATTGGTTAGGAATGGTATACTGCAAGGAACTTTTACTTGTGAAACAGGCGGAAAAGAAGCCGTAGAGTATGCTCTTAAAATACTAAATAAAAAAGAGGAAATTCCTAAAAAAGTAATATTGGAATGTAATAAGATTACTAAAGAAAGTTTGAATAACTAG
- a CDS encoding LacI family transcriptional regulator, with the protein MKLKKMVALMASTILCVGMLAGCGSSTTATSSSAGSTASGSSSAKKVIGFAQVGAESGWRTAETDSIKTIPTLDPNFDLKFSDGQQKQENQIKAIRSFIAQKVDIIALDPVVETGWDTVLKEAKDAKIPVVIVDRKVTVSDESLYKAFLGSDMVEEGKKAAQVIIDQFGKDATLNIAELQGTVGSTAMVGRQQGFNDAIKDCPNYKIIKSQTGDFTRAKGKEVMEAFLKSDGDKINVLWAHNDDMAVGAVQAIEEYGKKPGKDIFIVSVDGIKDMFELMAAGKSNAIIECNPLLGPQLLEVSKDILDGKEVEKSIKSKESQFLQKDAAAELPNRKY; encoded by the coding sequence ATGAAATTAAAAAAAATGGTTGCATTAATGGCAAGCACAATTTTATGTGTAGGTATGCTTGCAGGGTGTGGGAGTTCAACCACAGCAACTTCAAGTTCAGCAGGATCAACAGCAAGTGGTAGCTCATCAGCTAAAAAGGTAATAGGATTTGCACAAGTTGGTGCAGAAAGTGGTTGGAGAACGGCAGAAACTGATTCTATAAAAACAATTCCAACTTTGGATCCTAATTTTGACTTAAAGTTCTCTGATGGTCAACAAAAGCAAGAAAATCAAATAAAAGCAATAAGATCATTTATTGCACAAAAGGTAGATATAATAGCGTTAGATCCAGTTGTTGAAACAGGATGGGATACAGTTTTAAAAGAAGCTAAGGATGCTAAAATCCCAGTAGTAATTGTTGATAGAAAAGTAACAGTTTCAGATGAATCACTTTACAAAGCTTTCTTAGGTTCAGACATGGTTGAAGAAGGTAAAAAAGCAGCTCAAGTAATAATAGATCAGTTTGGTAAAGATGCTACACTTAACATAGCAGAACTTCAAGGAACTGTTGGATCAACTGCTATGGTTGGAAGACAACAAGGATTTAATGATGCAATAAAAGATTGTCCTAACTATAAAATTATAAAATCACAAACTGGTGATTTTACTCGTGCAAAAGGTAAAGAAGTTATGGAAGCTTTCTTAAAATCAGATGGAGACAAGATAAATGTATTATGGGCTCATAATGATGATATGGCAGTTGGAGCTGTTCAAGCCATAGAAGAATACGGCAAAAAACCAGGAAAAGATATATTTATAGTTTCAGTTGATGGTATTAAAGATATGTTCGAATTAATGGCTGCTGGTAAATCAAATGCAATCATTGAATGTAATCCATTGCTTGGACCTCAATTATTAGAAGTTTCTAAAGATATATTAGATGGTAAAGAAGTAGAGAAATCTATAAAGTCTAAAGAAAGCCAATTCTTACAAAAAGATGCCGCTGCTGAATTACCTAATAGAAAATACTAG
- a CDS encoding sugar ABC transporter ATP-binding protein — MGDSNIVLEMKGISKTFPGVRALSNVDFTLEKGEIHALMGENGAGKSTLIKVLTGVYEINEGTIILRGKEIKISCTQEAQSYGISTVYQEVNLCSNLTVAENIYIGREPIKNGSIDWKKINENATKLLQERLNLKIDVKKALNNYSVAVQQMVAIARAVDISKGILILDEPTSSLDDNEVKQLFKIMRKFREEGMSIIFVTHFLEQVYEVSDKITVLRNGELVGTYDADKLSKIDLVSKMIGKDYGEIEKSTRIKKESNDIKRGNLITINNFGRVGTINSFNMEIKKGEILGFAGLLGSGRSECARAIFGIDKSTSGNITINGKKYSYIYPQKAIEEGLGFCPEDRKVEGIVGDLTIRENIILALQANKGIFKYLSMKKQQEIAQKYIDLLKIKTPSMEQKISNLSGGNQQKVILARWLATEPKILILDEPTRGIDIGAKGEIMELILALAKQGMTILFISSELSEVVKCCDRVIVLRDRNIIGELAGDEIEESNIMKTIAGGAN, encoded by the coding sequence ATGGGCGATTCTAATATAGTTTTAGAAATGAAAGGTATAAGTAAAACTTTTCCGGGGGTTAGAGCTCTTTCAAATGTTGATTTTACTCTTGAGAAGGGAGAAATCCATGCGCTTATGGGAGAAAACGGAGCTGGAAAATCAACTTTAATAAAGGTACTTACAGGTGTTTATGAGATAAATGAAGGAACAATTATACTTAGAGGAAAAGAAATAAAAATTTCATGTACACAAGAAGCTCAAAGCTATGGAATAAGTACTGTTTATCAAGAAGTTAATTTATGTTCCAATTTAACAGTTGCTGAAAATATATATATTGGTCGTGAGCCTATAAAAAATGGAAGCATTGATTGGAAAAAAATAAATGAGAATGCAACAAAATTACTACAAGAGAGGTTGAATTTAAAAATAGATGTAAAAAAAGCATTAAATAATTATTCAGTAGCAGTACAACAAATGGTAGCAATTGCACGTGCTGTAGATATTTCAAAAGGGATATTAATTCTTGATGAACCAACATCTAGCTTAGATGATAATGAAGTTAAACAATTATTTAAAATTATGAGAAAATTTAGAGAAGAAGGAATGTCAATAATATTCGTTACTCACTTTTTAGAACAAGTATATGAAGTTTCAGATAAGATTACAGTCCTTAGAAATGGAGAATTAGTTGGAACATATGATGCTGACAAACTTTCTAAAATTGATTTGGTTTCTAAAATGATAGGTAAAGATTATGGTGAAATAGAAAAGAGTACAAGAATAAAGAAAGAAAGCAATGATATAAAAAGAGGAAATTTAATAACAATAAATAATTTTGGTAGAGTTGGAACAATAAATTCATTTAATATGGAGATTAAAAAAGGAGAAATTCTTGGCTTTGCAGGACTTCTTGGATCAGGTAGAAGTGAATGTGCAAGAGCAATATTTGGGATAGATAAATCAACTAGTGGAAATATAACGATAAATGGAAAGAAGTATTCATATATATATCCTCAAAAAGCAATTGAAGAGGGACTTGGATTTTGTCCAGAAGATAGAAAAGTGGAGGGAATAGTTGGAGATTTAACAATAAGAGAGAATATAATATTAGCCTTACAAGCAAACAAGGGTATATTTAAATATTTATCAATGAAAAAACAACAAGAAATAGCACAAAAATATATAGATTTACTTAAAATTAAAACTCCTAGTATGGAACAAAAAATAAGTAATTTAAGTGGTGGTAATCAACAAAAAGTAATTTTAGCTAGATGGCTTGCAACAGAGCCAAAGATTTTGATTTTAGATGAACCAACAAGAGGAATAGATATTGGAGCAAAGGGAGAAATAATGGAATTAATATTAGCATTAGCTAAGCAAGGTATGACAATTTTATTTATTTCTTCAGAACTTTCAGAAGTTGTTAAGTGCTGTGATAGAGTAATAGTACTCAGAGATAGAAATATTATAGGGGAATTAGCTGGAGATGAAATTGAAGAATCGAACATAATGAAGACTATAGCAGGAGGTGCAAATTAA